In a genomic window of Acidobacteriota bacterium:
- a CDS encoding VOC family protein, giving the protein MSAVIAHPPGVFCWPELATTDTAAAARFYGALFDWSASTRGKGSQGYTLFQIEGQNVSAASRIPPQQADPTPRWNSYVSVESVDEVAARAVALGGTVVAGPGEVGGAGRFTGIQDPTGAVVYAWQAREAIGAHRLNEPGCLCWTELISNDVGAAEAFYTKLFGWSSQRHRFSEYVEFLRGDELAAGLLRTPPGRGGVGSHWLPYFAVTDVDDTVQVARRHFAKILGRPMDIPMVGRSAVLRDPLGATFGVFGVNQAA; this is encoded by the coding sequence ATGTCGGCCGTGATCGCGCACCCTCCGGGCGTCTTCTGCTGGCCCGAACTCGCCACCACGGACACGGCCGCCGCCGCCCGGTTTTACGGGGCCCTTTTCGACTGGTCGGCGTCGACCAGGGGAAAGGGAAGCCAGGGCTACACCCTCTTCCAGATCGAGGGGCAGAACGTCAGCGCCGCCAGTCGGATACCTCCGCAGCAGGCCGATCCCACGCCTCGCTGGAACTCGTACGTTTCGGTGGAGAGCGTCGATGAGGTCGCGGCCCGCGCGGTCGCGCTCGGCGGGACGGTAGTGGCCGGTCCGGGAGAGGTCGGCGGCGCCGGGCGGTTCACGGGCATCCAGGACCCCACCGGCGCGGTCGTGTACGCGTGGCAGGCCAGGGAGGCGATCGGCGCGCATCGGCTGAACGAGCCGGGATGCCTCTGCTGGACCGAGCTGATCTCGAACGACGTGGGCGCCGCCGAAGCGTTCTACACGAAGCTGTTTGGCTGGTCGTCTCAGCGTCATCGCTTCAGCGAGTACGTCGAGTTCCTGCGCGGCGACGAGCTGGCCGCCGGCCTGCTGCGCACGCCTCCGGGCCGGGGGGGCGTCGGCTCGCACTGGCTGCCGTACTTTGCCGTCACCGACGTGGATGACACGGTGCAGGTGGCGCGGCGGCACTTCGCGAAAATCCTCGGCCGGCCGATGGACATCCCGATGGTGGGACGCTCCGCCGTGCTCCGCGATCCCCTGGGGGCGACCTTCGGCGTATTCGGCGTGAACCAAGCGGCCTGA
- a CDS encoding TetR/AcrR family transcriptional regulator: MGVRERQEREREEVRQKILEAARELFIAEGYRSVSIRKIAEKIEYSPAALYSYFPSKDDLYFALAEEGFRALFNFTNLELEGSLDSIRAGFLRYYQFSRLHPEYFDLMFVDRTVPRIGRDWERFSFVIQMIDDVCKALRRAIDAGVFPPETDPEVAFHILWAAVHGPATAALCQRLAPDEDPDALARDTLEAALAGLRAGIPTTFKPSQCNEPTALTAAKRGDEDVPS, encoded by the coding sequence ATGGGAGTCAGGGAACGCCAGGAACGCGAGCGCGAAGAGGTCCGGCAGAAGATCCTGGAGGCGGCGCGCGAGCTTTTCATCGCGGAGGGTTACCGCAGCGTCTCGATCCGCAAGATCGCCGAGAAGATCGAGTACAGCCCCGCAGCGCTTTACAGCTACTTTCCCAGCAAGGACGACCTGTACTTCGCTCTGGCGGAGGAAGGCTTCCGCGCGCTGTTCAACTTTACGAACCTCGAACTCGAGGGCTCGCTCGATTCCATCCGCGCGGGCTTTCTCCGCTACTACCAGTTCTCGCGCCTGCATCCCGAGTACTTCGATCTCATGTTCGTGGACCGCACGGTGCCGCGCATCGGGCGCGACTGGGAGCGGTTCTCGTTCGTGATCCAGATGATCGACGACGTCTGCAAGGCGCTGAGGCGCGCGATCGACGCCGGCGTCTTTCCGCCTGAGACCGACCCCGAAGTCGCGTTCCACATTCTCTGGGCCGCGGTGCATGGGCCCGCCACGGCGGCGCTCTGCCAGCGGCTCGCCCCGGACGAAGATCCCGACGCGCTCGCGCGCGACACGCTCGAAGCCGCGCTCGCCGGCCTGCGCGCCGGCATTCCGACCACGTTCAAACCATCCCAGTGCAACGAACCGACCGCGCTCACTGCGGCCAAGCGGGGAGACGAAGATGTGCCGTCTTGA
- a CDS encoding cytidine deaminase, producing MATAPIVEALSLPQPELFFGLVAPTGIDLEAFQNLACDLLQQYSYSTKVARLSDLARRAAVTTVDDSSHFSRVTTLQNAGNELRRNTQRGDVLALHAIFQISNAREVIAKDAGAHRQPLPGVAHVFRSLKHPEEVETLRRVYGAGFFLIGVYASEEDRYRYLRRRLGMSAEDARLVLQRDEDEPKDPFGQHTRDTFRMADVFVREGDEEQLVRFFDLVFGAPFVTPTLDEYAMFFAFASALRSAQYGRQVGAVVVSREGEIIGVGANDVPKFGGGLYWPGPKEKDRRDHNYYPDGADSNEKEIARIIDDAIERLAPFLQTQVDRDAIHEALAGSRLDDLTEFGRAVHAEMEALLACARTGVSVKGGTVYTTTFPCHNCARHIVASGIAELQYVEPYPKSRALRLHNDSIALDQHSYESRVRFRPFLGVSARRYFDLFSMKLSGGVPLIRKKHGRAVEWTRETANPRVRLSHWSYIQREVEAAGQLAGTITASRRHNPDPGSEEHRK from the coding sequence ATGGCGACCGCCCCTATCGTCGAGGCACTCAGTCTTCCACAACCCGAGCTGTTTTTCGGGCTCGTGGCGCCCACTGGCATCGACTTGGAGGCGTTTCAGAACCTCGCGTGTGATCTACTTCAGCAATATTCCTATTCGACTAAGGTGGCTCGCCTCAGCGACTTAGCGAGACGTGCTGCAGTCACGACCGTCGACGACTCCAGCCATTTTTCACGTGTCACCACGTTGCAAAACGCTGGCAACGAACTTCGTCGCAACACGCAACGCGGCGACGTGCTGGCGCTCCATGCCATCTTCCAGATCAGCAATGCTCGCGAGGTCATTGCGAAGGATGCCGGGGCGCACCGGCAGCCTTTGCCGGGCGTCGCGCACGTGTTTAGGAGCCTCAAGCATCCTGAAGAAGTTGAAACGCTTCGACGCGTGTACGGCGCTGGCTTTTTTTTGATTGGAGTGTATGCGTCCGAAGAGGATCGCTACCGTTATCTGCGGCGACGGCTGGGTATGTCGGCTGAAGATGCGCGGCTCGTTCTGCAGCGAGACGAGGATGAACCGAAGGATCCGTTCGGACAGCACACACGAGACACGTTCCGAATGGCCGACGTCTTTGTTAGAGAAGGCGACGAAGAACAACTCGTGCGCTTTTTTGACCTCGTCTTCGGCGCACCGTTCGTTACGCCGACGCTGGACGAATACGCCATGTTCTTCGCCTTCGCGTCAGCGCTACGGTCGGCACAGTACGGCCGACAGGTTGGGGCGGTAGTCGTATCTCGTGAAGGCGAGATCATCGGTGTCGGTGCCAACGATGTCCCGAAGTTTGGCGGCGGGCTCTACTGGCCAGGGCCAAAGGAGAAGGATCGCCGTGACCACAACTACTACCCGGATGGGGCGGACTCCAACGAGAAGGAGATCGCTCGAATAATCGATGACGCCATCGAGCGACTAGCCCCTTTCCTGCAGACGCAGGTCGACAGGGACGCGATTCACGAAGCGTTGGCAGGGTCAAGGCTCGACGATCTTACTGAGTTTGGCCGAGCAGTTCACGCCGAGATGGAGGCTTTGCTGGCGTGCGCCAGAACGGGCGTCAGCGTAAAGGGTGGAACAGTCTACACGACGACTTTCCCGTGTCATAACTGCGCGCGGCACATCGTTGCTTCGGGAATTGCAGAACTGCAGTACGTCGAACCCTACCCAAAAAGCAGAGCACTCCGCCTACACAACGATAGTATTGCGCTGGATCAGCATTCCTACGAAAGTCGCGTCCGCTTCAGACCGTTTCTCGGCGTATCCGCCAGACGGTATTTTGACCTGTTCTCGATGAAGCTCAGCGGAGGGGTTCCCCTGATCCGCAAGAAGCATGGGCGTGCGGTTGAATGGACGCGGGAGACGGCCAACCCTCGAGTTCGACTATCGCATTGGTCGTACATTCAAAGAGAAGTCGAAGCCGCCGGCCAACTAGCTGGCACGATTACGGCTTCACGCAGACACAATCCGGACCCAGGCAGCGAAGAGCACCGTAAGTAG
- a CDS encoding efflux RND transporter periplasmic adaptor subunit, protein MCRLDSRSRRATAGGLVMAALAMTAAGCGGDRATQAAEAAAPLPAVPVVRVAAGTVETAVEFSGSLAPQARVDVHAKLGGTLDKVFVQLGDRIAEGAVLATLDRREIDAQVDAAAAAVSVARAGLDAADAGLTNAAAEVERARNLFEKGAMPKQRLDAADTAWRAARAQRDLANATIAQAEAALRRAHEVQRDATLRAPVSGVIVERNFDAGTLVGPGSERAVVSVADIRTLKLEAGVSELEAGRLKLGSTATITLPAKPGETYQGTLAAIAPEIDPRNRHFQVEIRVDNRAQQLLGGMYASARIPVARADGIVVPREAIFDRNGGRAVYRVEGDTVSVVTVIEGLSDGTRTQIVSGLKAGELVVSDARRDVAGGARVRPVAK, encoded by the coding sequence ATGTGCCGTCTTGATTCAAGGAGCCGGCGCGCCACGGCCGGCGGGCTCGTCATGGCCGCATTGGCGATGACGGCTGCGGGTTGTGGCGGGGATCGCGCCACGCAGGCGGCCGAAGCCGCCGCGCCGCTGCCGGCCGTGCCGGTGGTGCGCGTCGCGGCGGGGACGGTTGAAACCGCCGTGGAGTTCTCCGGAAGCCTGGCGCCGCAGGCGCGCGTGGACGTCCACGCGAAGCTGGGGGGCACGCTCGACAAGGTGTTCGTGCAGCTTGGCGATCGAATCGCCGAGGGGGCCGTGCTCGCGACGCTCGATCGGCGCGAGATCGACGCGCAGGTCGACGCCGCCGCGGCCGCGGTGAGCGTCGCGCGCGCGGGGCTCGATGCCGCCGACGCCGGACTGACGAACGCCGCGGCGGAAGTGGAACGCGCCCGCAATCTCTTCGAAAAGGGCGCGATGCCGAAGCAGCGCCTCGACGCAGCGGACACCGCGTGGCGCGCGGCGCGGGCGCAGCGCGATCTCGCGAACGCGACGATCGCCCAGGCCGAGGCCGCGCTCCGCCGGGCGCACGAAGTGCAGCGCGATGCCACGCTTCGTGCCCCCGTCTCGGGCGTGATCGTCGAGCGCAACTTCGACGCCGGCACCCTCGTCGGACCGGGCTCGGAGCGTGCCGTCGTGTCGGTCGCCGACATCCGCACGCTGAAGCTTGAAGCCGGCGTGTCCGAGCTCGAGGCCGGGCGCCTGAAGCTCGGTTCGACGGCCACGATCACGCTGCCCGCAAAGCCCGGGGAAACATACCAGGGCACGCTCGCCGCGATTGCGCCCGAGATCGATCCGCGCAACCGGCATTTCCAGGTCGAGATCCGGGTGGACAACCGCGCGCAGCAGCTGCTCGGCGGCATGTATGCCTCCGCACGCATCCCGGTCGCGCGGGCCGACGGGATCGTCGTGCCGCGCGAGGCCATCTTCGACCGGAACGGCGGCCGCGCCGTGTATCGCGTGGAGGGCGACACGGTCAGCGTCGTGACGGTCATCGAGGGACTCAGCGACGGCACGCGCACCCAGATCGTCAGCGGCCTGAAGGCAGGCGAACTCGTGGTGTCCGACGCCAGGCGTGACGTGGCGGGAGGGGCGCGGGTGCGGCCGGTCGCGAAATGA
- a CDS encoding nicotinamide mononucleotide transporter encodes MSWVEILGFVTGAASVWLAVKENVWNWPIAAANAVFFFILFFEHRLYGDMALQVIFFALAILGWYRWLRGGEHHTALHVSRITLPQVMAALLVTIAATAATTAYLRRVNDAAPFLDALTTVLSLVGQYLLTKKIIENWYVWIAADVLYIGLYIQRGLYLTSVLYVIFLLMCVAGAAEWQKTLRAAPATQGL; translated from the coding sequence GTGAGCTGGGTCGAGATCCTCGGGTTCGTGACGGGTGCGGCGTCCGTCTGGCTGGCGGTGAAGGAGAACGTCTGGAACTGGCCGATCGCCGCGGCCAACGCGGTGTTCTTCTTCATCCTCTTCTTCGAGCATCGCCTGTACGGCGACATGGCGCTGCAGGTGATCTTCTTCGCGCTTGCCATCCTCGGCTGGTATCGATGGCTGCGAGGCGGCGAGCATCACACGGCCCTCCACGTGTCGCGCATCACCCTGCCGCAGGTCATGGCCGCCCTCCTCGTCACCATCGCGGCGACGGCAGCGACAACCGCCTACCTGCGACGCGTCAATGATGCCGCGCCGTTCCTCGATGCCCTGACGACCGTGCTCAGCCTCGTCGGGCAGTACCTGCTGACGAAGAAGATCATCGAGAACTGGTACGTATGGATCGCGGCCGACGTGCTCTACATCGGCCTGTACATCCAGCGCGGCCTGTACCTGACGAGCGTGCTCTACGTGATCTTCCTGCTGATGTGCGTCGCCGGGGCGGCGGAATGGCAGAAGACGCTTCGGGCCGCGCCCGCCACGCAGGGCCTGTGA
- a CDS encoding efflux RND transporter permease subunit — protein sequence MFILSFVVLGIVSMTRLGVDLFPDVSFPYVNIATVHPGASPEEVETLVTKPIEDAVAGIEGVKRVESSSNESFSRVGIEFNLGVDPQGAAAEVREKVSAVRFRLPKEVEDPTISRFDVASLPIATYAVSSSLPADKTRLRVEDDLKPLLQQVEGVAGVQVNGGLVREIQVNLDPRRLEALRLPISAVAEALAAANLDLPGGKMTTGGQDVALRTKGEFASVAEVREVILRSQAGSTVRLKDVAAIVDGYEDRKSTTRLNGADAVSFSVRKQSGGNTVAITERLNAVLAKHASAFPDLTISPVYEDARFIRANLLDVRTNIVFGGLMAVLIVFVFMRDWRSTLITSLALPTSVVATFFFMWVAGFSFNMMTMMAISLVIGILIDDAVVVRENIYRHMEHGEDAMTAAMRGTSEIGLAVMATTFTILAVFLPVGFMQGIVGQFFKSFALTVAFAVAMSLVIAFTLDPMLSSRFVRYVPPEERMRTRLGRLLEGWGRAYDRLDRLYHRVLQWALSRPYRVLAAAVVVFVASLSTLFFMGTEFMPKEDRGEFNLMVDLPPGVSFDEAVKEVAALEQIVSEEPEARQIFTTVGVNGEIRRSQLRVRTTDKHERARSLDQIKADLRQKLRDRPFVGIRVSDPPMMQGAPIEQPIMVYVRGNDLPELRRISNELARRIETVAGAVDVNNSLVAGQPEMVARVDRGRAADMGFSVGSVALQMRSMVEGIVPSKLRDGDHEFDIRVRLAPEFRNEVGAVGAAPIYSPTGAVVRTGDLVRMEPAVGPSGIDREQRVRQAKIGVDLRGRSLGDVTADIQEAIDGMNIPATFQVGFMGDVELMEETAHGMLLAMVLAVAFIYIVLASQFESFTEPLIIMLSLPLAVVGALLLLLATGQHLGLPAWSGIVMLMGLVTKNAILLVDLTNQVRREKGRSVIDAILEAGPTRLRPILMTTSAMILGMLPGALGVGEGGEFRAPMALATVGGLITSTGLTLVLVPVAYMLLDRAIGRIRAWRKAPTPAAAAAMRVAGVLLILAILGGVFAAASAFAQEREPVKGTGTGAGLQAGAYTGGYTLTFDEALRMALERNQELKIAEQRLRESQGRVSEAKADFLPTLDASYLFTPAQAGTLLRVPAGVFGPTEQNLRLKFVRENVFRFDLTQPIYTGGRLQNAFAASASQAESSRQQLERARQGLALRVVEAYYGAMLQRQGISVADEGVRRAENHLGLAKTRYEAGTVARLDVLRAEVELANQRARLIRARSSADIAMQALRAVLSLDTKTPLALTGSLDQQTDGPPEDELLARLPARADVQALAAQRESAGRLKALAMANLKPTLAFTGNLQYQEDAWSGVWKGDNRSYQFAFAVSVPLFAGPRVAAQKATAAAQERQAQHGINATLDAGRLEVTSAYRELEAAREIVATQLKALDLAREGLSIAEVSYENGVITSTELNDARHSLLETEWELMQAKYSVIVASARTKFAAGVS from the coding sequence ATGTTCATCCTGAGCTTCGTCGTGCTGGGCATCGTGTCGATGACCCGGCTCGGGGTCGATCTGTTTCCCGACGTCAGCTTCCCGTACGTGAATATCGCGACGGTCCATCCCGGCGCGTCCCCCGAGGAAGTCGAGACCCTCGTCACCAAGCCGATCGAGGACGCGGTAGCGGGCATCGAAGGGGTGAAGCGGGTCGAGTCCAGCTCGAACGAGAGCTTCTCGCGCGTGGGGATTGAGTTCAACCTCGGCGTCGATCCACAGGGAGCCGCCGCGGAGGTTCGCGAAAAAGTATCAGCGGTGCGTTTCCGCCTGCCGAAGGAGGTGGAGGACCCGACGATCTCGCGATTTGACGTGGCGTCGCTGCCGATTGCCACCTACGCGGTGTCGTCGTCACTGCCGGCCGACAAGACGCGGCTGCGGGTGGAAGACGACCTCAAGCCGCTGCTCCAGCAAGTGGAAGGCGTGGCCGGTGTCCAGGTCAACGGCGGTCTGGTCCGCGAGATTCAGGTCAACCTGGACCCGCGCCGGCTCGAAGCGCTGCGGCTCCCGATTTCGGCCGTCGCGGAGGCGCTTGCCGCGGCCAACCTTGATCTGCCCGGTGGAAAGATGACGACCGGTGGCCAGGACGTCGCGCTGCGCACCAAGGGGGAGTTCGCCTCGGTTGCGGAGGTCCGCGAGGTGATCCTGCGCTCGCAGGCCGGCTCCACGGTGCGGCTGAAGGACGTGGCAGCGATCGTCGACGGCTACGAGGATCGCAAATCGACGACGCGCCTGAACGGCGCCGACGCGGTGTCGTTTTCCGTCCGGAAGCAGTCCGGGGGCAACACCGTCGCGATCACCGAGCGGCTGAACGCCGTGCTGGCGAAGCACGCGAGCGCCTTTCCGGATCTGACGATCAGCCCGGTGTACGAGGACGCGCGCTTCATCCGCGCGAATCTCCTGGACGTGCGCACCAACATCGTCTTCGGCGGGCTCATGGCGGTGCTGATCGTGTTCGTGTTCATGCGCGACTGGCGCTCGACGCTGATCACGTCGCTCGCGCTGCCGACTTCCGTCGTCGCCACGTTCTTCTTCATGTGGGTCGCCGGCTTCTCCTTCAACATGATGACGATGATGGCGATCTCGCTCGTCATCGGCATCCTCATCGACGATGCGGTCGTCGTGCGCGAGAACATCTACCGCCACATGGAGCACGGCGAGGACGCGATGACGGCGGCGATGCGAGGCACGTCGGAAATCGGCCTGGCGGTCATGGCGACGACCTTCACGATTCTGGCGGTATTCCTGCCGGTCGGGTTCATGCAGGGCATCGTCGGCCAGTTCTTCAAGTCGTTTGCGCTGACCGTGGCGTTCGCCGTCGCCATGTCTCTGGTCATCGCGTTCACGCTCGACCCGATGCTCTCGTCGCGCTTCGTCCGGTACGTCCCGCCCGAGGAGCGCATGCGCACGCGGCTCGGGCGGCTGCTCGAGGGCTGGGGGCGCGCGTACGACCGGCTCGATCGGCTCTACCACCGCGTGCTGCAGTGGGCGCTCTCGCGCCCGTACCGCGTGCTCGCGGCGGCCGTCGTGGTCTTCGTGGCCAGCCTCTCCACGCTGTTCTTCATGGGCACGGAGTTCATGCCGAAGGAGGACCGGGGGGAGTTCAACCTGATGGTGGACCTGCCCCCCGGCGTCTCGTTTGACGAGGCGGTGAAAGAGGTTGCCGCGCTCGAGCAGATCGTCTCAGAGGAGCCGGAGGCGCGGCAGATCTTCACCACCGTCGGCGTGAACGGCGAGATCCGGCGATCGCAGCTGCGCGTGAGGACCACCGACAAGCACGAGCGCGCGCGATCGCTGGATCAGATCAAGGCGGATCTTCGGCAGAAGCTGCGGGATCGTCCGTTTGTGGGTATCCGCGTGTCCGATCCCCCCATGATGCAGGGGGCGCCGATCGAGCAGCCGATCATGGTGTACGTGCGCGGCAACGACCTGCCGGAGCTGCGCCGGATCAGCAACGAGCTGGCGCGCCGGATCGAGACCGTCGCCGGGGCCGTGGACGTCAACAACAGCCTGGTCGCCGGCCAGCCGGAGATGGTCGCGCGCGTCGATCGCGGCCGCGCGGCCGACATGGGCTTCAGCGTCGGGTCCGTGGCGCTGCAGATGCGCAGCATGGTCGAAGGCATCGTCCCGAGCAAGCTGCGCGACGGTGACCACGAGTTCGACATCCGCGTGCGGCTCGCGCCGGAGTTCAGGAACGAGGTCGGTGCCGTCGGCGCGGCGCCGATTTACTCGCCCACGGGCGCCGTCGTGCGCACGGGGGACCTCGTCCGGATGGAGCCCGCGGTCGGCCCGAGCGGCATCGACCGCGAGCAGCGCGTCCGGCAGGCGAAGATTGGCGTAGACCTGAGGGGGCGGTCGCTCGGCGATGTCACGGCGGACATCCAGGAGGCGATCGACGGGATGAACATCCCGGCGACCTTCCAGGTGGGCTTCATGGGGGACGTGGAACTCATGGAGGAGACAGCGCACGGCATGCTGCTCGCCATGGTGCTCGCCGTCGCGTTCATCTACATCGTGCTCGCGTCGCAGTTCGAGTCGTTCACCGAGCCGCTGATCATCATGCTCTCGCTGCCGCTCGCGGTCGTCGGCGCGCTGCTCCTGCTGCTCGCGACCGGTCAGCACCTCGGCCTTCCCGCCTGGAGCGGCATCGTCATGCTCATGGGGCTCGTGACGAAGAACGCCATTCTCCTCGTGGACCTCACCAACCAGGTGCGGCGGGAGAAGGGCAGGAGCGTGATCGACGCGATTCTCGAGGCCGGGCCGACCCGGCTCCGCCCCATCCTGATGACCACCTCCGCGATGATCCTCGGCATGCTGCCCGGCGCGCTTGGGGTCGGCGAGGGAGGAGAGTTCCGCGCACCGATGGCGCTGGCCACGGTCGGCGGGCTCATCACGTCAACCGGGCTGACGCTCGTGCTCGTCCCCGTGGCGTACATGCTGCTGGACCGCGCGATCGGGCGCATCCGGGCATGGCGCAAGGCGCCCACGCCCGCGGCGGCGGCGGCGATGCGGGTCGCCGGGGTTCTCCTGATCCTCGCGATCCTCGGCGGCGTGTTCGCGGCGGCGAGCGCGTTCGCGCAGGAGAGAGAGCCGGTGAAGGGGACCGGGACCGGCGCCGGCCTGCAGGCAGGCGCCTACACGGGAGGGTACACGCTGACGTTCGACGAGGCGCTGCGGATGGCGCTCGAACGCAACCAGGAGCTGAAGATCGCCGAGCAACGGCTGCGTGAATCCCAGGGGCGCGTGTCCGAGGCAAAGGCTGATTTTCTGCCGACGCTCGACGCGAGCTACCTGTTCACGCCCGCGCAGGCAGGCACGCTGCTTCGGGTGCCGGCGGGCGTGTTCGGGCCGACCGAGCAGAACCTCCGGCTGAAGTTCGTCCGCGAGAACGTGTTTCGCTTCGATCTCACCCAGCCGATCTACACGGGCGGCCGCCTGCAGAACGCGTTTGCCGCATCGGCGTCCCAGGCGGAGTCATCGCGCCAGCAGCTCGAGCGCGCCCGCCAGGGGCTCGCGCTGAGAGTCGTGGAGGCGTACTACGGCGCGATGCTCCAGCGGCAGGGCATTTCGGTCGCCGACGAGGGGGTGCGCCGCGCCGAGAACCACCTCGGCCTCGCGAAGACGCGCTACGAGGCGGGCACGGTGGCCCGGCTGGACGTCCTCCGCGCCGAGGTGGAACTCGCCAACCAGCGGGCGCGGCTGATTCGCGCGCGGAGCAGCGCCGATATCGCCATGCAGGCGCTGCGCGCCGTGCTGTCGCTCGACACGAAGACGCCGCTGGCGCTCACCGGTTCGCTCGACCAGCAGACCGACGGGCCACCCGAAGACGAGCTGCTCGCGCGTCTGCCGGCGCGGGCCGACGTGCAGGCGCTGGCCGCCCAGCGCGAGAGCGCGGGCAGGCTGAAGGCCCTGGCAATGGCGAACCTGAAGCCCACCCTCGCCTTCACGGGGAACCTGCAGTACCAGGAGGACGCCTGGAGCGGCGTGTGGAAAGGGGACAACCGCAGCTACCAGTTCGCGTTCGCGGTGAGCGTGCCCCTGTTCGCGGGGCCGCGCGTGGCCGCGCAGAAAGCGACTGCGGCCGCGCAGGAGAGGCAGGCCCAGCACGGGATCAACGCCACGCTCGACGCCGGACGGCTGGAGGTCACCTCCGCCTACCGGGAGCTGGAGGCGGCGCGCGAGATCGTGGCGACGCAGCTGAAGGCGTTGGATCTCGCGCGCGAAGGGTTGTCGATCGCCGAGGTGTCGTACGAGAACGGCGTCATCACGTCCACCGAGCTCAACGACGCGCGCCACTCGCTTCTCGAGACCGAGTGGGAGCTGATGCAGGCGAAGTACAGCGTCATCGTCGCCTCCGCGAGGACGAAGTTCGCGGCGGGAGTCAGCTAG
- a CDS encoding NYN domain-containing protein, with translation MVTPDTRLKIAVFIDFDNIEIGVKSTLNTNVDIGTVLDALKERGEVVSKTAYSDWKRAGDYSRSLSQHAIKMVQRNLTPGGDKNGADINLALDALEMAFTHPHINAYVIVGGDSDFITLVEKLKQYDKKVLVVGGRSFTSGIMQRNCHEFIAYENLISTGRSGRRAADRGRAPRAAAHAAGIEQAIPLVERALEVLADREVSPQLGLLKSTLLQLDSTFSERSYGASSFRDFAEKLESAGLVTLKHSGRNILVELKDGAAERPDSPRAADTQRSPEPRRVAEPEQETVGLSHPSGQSAAPAATGSIADLRRILARSKPQRFPMYIRNMKQLLRQAEPGFDERRYGFANLVDLLRALGRDGLLRLERDRQGALRVFQGPAWPQASAEREDAPASEGIAAPEEHGVFLETALLDDAAADADAEADAEADAPARPAVVVEAEEAEVRRPDARKRARKPKSANAPAEGQAAKSRKSRNPRPAKAAGTRTSRRRSAKKGPEVTAT, from the coding sequence GTGGTCACACCCGACACCCGTCTGAAGATTGCGGTCTTCATCGACTTCGACAACATCGAAATCGGCGTCAAATCCACCCTCAACACGAACGTCGACATCGGCACCGTGCTCGACGCGCTCAAGGAGCGCGGCGAGGTCGTCTCGAAGACGGCCTACAGCGACTGGAAGCGCGCCGGCGATTACAGCCGCTCGCTCAGCCAGCACGCGATCAAGATGGTGCAGCGCAACCTCACCCCCGGGGGGGACAAGAACGGCGCCGACATCAACCTCGCGCTCGACGCACTCGAGATGGCGTTCACGCACCCCCACATCAACGCGTACGTCATCGTCGGCGGCGACAGCGATTTCATCACGCTCGTCGAGAAGCTGAAGCAGTACGACAAGAAGGTGCTGGTCGTGGGCGGCCGGTCGTTCACGAGCGGCATCATGCAGCGCAACTGCCACGAGTTCATCGCCTACGAGAACCTCATCTCCACCGGCCGTTCCGGGCGGCGGGCGGCCGACCGCGGGCGCGCGCCACGCGCCGCGGCGCACGCCGCGGGCATCGAGCAGGCGATTCCGCTGGTGGAACGCGCGCTCGAAGTGCTCGCCGACCGCGAGGTGTCGCCCCAGCTCGGGCTGCTCAAGAGCACGCTCCTCCAGCTCGATTCGACCTTCTCCGAGCGCAGCTACGGCGCGAGCTCGTTCCGCGACTTCGCGGAAAAGCTCGAAAGCGCCGGGCTCGTCACCCTCAAACACTCGGGGCGCAACATCCTCGTTGAACTGAAGGACGGCGCCGCGGAGCGTCCCGACTCACCGCGAGCCGCGGACACCCAGCGGAGCCCGGAGCCTCGACGCGTTGCGGAGCCGGAACAGGAGACCGTGGGACTGTCCCACCCGTCAGGACAGTCAGCGGCGCCGGCGGCAACAGGCAGCATCGCCGACCTGCGCCGCATCCTGGCGCGCTCGAAGCCGCAGCGGTTCCCGATGTACATCCGCAACATGAAGCAGCTGCTGCGACAGGCCGAGCCCGGCTTCGACGAGCGGCGCTACGGCTTCGCCAATCTCGTGGATCTGCTTCGCGCGCTCGGACGTGACGGCCTGCTGCGCCTGGAGCGCGATCGCCAGGGCGCGCTGCGCGTGTTCCAGGGTCCCGCGTGGCCCCAGGCTTCGGCCGAACGGGAAGACGCGCCCGCCAGCGAGGGTATTGCTGCCCCCGAGGAGCATGGCGTGTTCCTCGAGACGGCTTTGCTGGATGATGCCGCTGCCGATGCCGATGCCGAGGCCGATGCCGAGGCGGATGCCCCTGCACGGCCAGCCGTCGTCGTGGAGGCCGAAGAGGCGGAGGTGCGGAGGCCGGACGCGCGCAAGCGGGCCCGGAAGCCGAAGAGCGCGAACGCACCAGCCGAAGGTCAGGCGGCCAAGTCCAGGAAGAGCCGAAATCCGCGGCCAGCGAAAGCGGCCGGCACGCGCACATCGCGCCGCCGCTCAGCCAAGAAGGGTCCAGAAGTTACTGCCACGTAA